One part of the Sorangiineae bacterium MSr11954 genome encodes these proteins:
- a CDS encoding carboxymuconolactone decarboxylase family protein, producing the protein MSAPRIAPGTLSEIGLVNDLVARACGWFAGTGRPNLFTTLAKHRPLFRGWLGFASTIMPRGTLPRRETELAILRVAHLRACNYEFEHHARLGKRAGLTERDVERVKAGADDPDWSERERALMRAATMLHAQRDLDDATWTALRNCMTEKECLELVLLVGHYEMLATAIAALRIQLDNP; encoded by the coding sequence ATGAGCGCGCCGCGCATTGCCCCCGGGACGCTCTCCGAGATCGGCCTGGTGAACGATTTGGTCGCGCGCGCGTGCGGTTGGTTCGCCGGCACCGGCCGGCCGAATCTGTTCACGACCTTGGCCAAGCACCGGCCGCTGTTTCGCGGCTGGCTCGGGTTCGCGAGCACGATCATGCCGCGCGGGACGCTCCCGCGGCGCGAGACGGAGCTCGCGATTTTGCGCGTGGCCCATTTGCGCGCGTGCAATTACGAGTTCGAGCATCACGCGCGGCTGGGCAAACGGGCGGGCCTGACGGAGCGCGACGTGGAGCGGGTCAAGGCGGGCGCGGACGATCCCGATTGGTCCGAGCGGGAGCGGGCCTTGATGCGCGCCGCGACCATGCTGCACGCCCAGCGCGATCTCGACGATGCCACGTGGACCGCGCTCCGTAATTGCATGACGGAGAAAGAATGTTTGGAGCTCGTGCTGCTCGTCGGCCATTACGAGATGCTGGCGACGGCCATCGCCGCGCTGCGCATTCAACTCGACAATCCCTGA